Proteins from a genomic interval of Papaver somniferum cultivar HN1 chromosome 4, ASM357369v1, whole genome shotgun sequence:
- the LOC113274434 gene encoding REF/SRPP-like protein At1g67360, with product MATNKVASEVQNKNTLKYLWFVKIAAIHGLICLWNLYEYGKQNTSGSLRSAIGKAEGTVTSIFSPVCDKFKNVPYDLLLFFDNKLDEAVHKFVKQAPALANQVTSQSCVVVQKVSQMTKAIVSETQTRGLSTAAIYVVNTSEIYLMEQAAKTWHTLVQVSPLNIVTEVVVPIAAHWSDKYNQLVISMTRKGFFGLSYLPLVPVDIIPNNAKASKMEEEVKKQDGVKSSSEI from the exons ATGGCTACCAACAAG GTTGCAAGTGAAGTGCAAAACAAAAACACATTGAAGTATCTGTGGTTTGTCAAAATTGCTGCTATTCATGGCTTGATTTGTTTATGGAATCTCTATGAATATGGGAAGCAGAATACTTCTGGGTCATTAAGATCTGCAATTGGAAAAGCGGAGGGTACTGTGACTAGTATTTTCAGTCCTGTTTGTGACAAGTTTAAGAATGTACCCTATGATCTTCTACTCTTCTTTGATAACAAG TTGGATGAAGCCGTACATAAGTTTGTCAAGCAGGCTCCTGCTCTAGCAAACCAGGTCACGAGCCAATCATGTGTAGTGGTTCAGAAGGTATCGCAGATGACAAAAGCAATTGTATCCGAGACACAAACTAGAGGCTTATCTACAGCAGCAATTTATGTTGTGAACACATCTGAGATATACCTAATGGAGCAAGCTGCAAAAACCTGGCACACACTTGTACAGGTCTCACCATTGAACATAGTGACAGAAGTGGTGGTTCCTATAGCTGCTCACTGGTCTGATAAGTACAACCAACTCGTCATAAGCATGACCCGGAAGGGCTTCTTTGGTCTCAGCTATCTCCCTCTTGTGCCTGTCGATATCATACCCAACAATGCCAAGGCATCCAAGATGGAAGAAGAGGTAAAGAAGCAAGATGGTGTCAAGTCCAGCTCTGAGATTTAA